The genomic region ACCGCGGACCTGGGCAGCGTGACGCGGAGCTGGTTGGAGGTGCGGGCCCGGGGCCCTGGCCGCCAGCGTCTCCCTGCCCCGTGGGGGTGGGGGACCGGGACCCGCAGCATACTCGGCCGGCGGCGGCGAGGGCGGGGGagacgggggaggggaggggcgggcgcCGTCCGAACGGCGGCGGCCCAGTTCTCGCGAGGTTCCGTCCGGGCGAGAggggggcggcggcggctcggCAGCGGCTGCGGGATGCGCTCGGAGAAGGAGGCGGCCAGAGGCCTCGGGGCGGCTCTTGCTGCGCGGGGCCCGAGCGGGCGGGAGAAGCCGTCGGCCATGGAAGTCCAGTTCCGCCGGGAGTCACCGCCTACCACGTCCTCCGGCTGTGGGGGTGGCGCAGACAAACCTCGCGAGGAGAAGAGGACGGTCCTGAGCAAGGTGGGGGCGGGGCGAGTGGAGGGGCGGGGCGAGCAAACCTCGCGAGAGGAGGGGGCCCTCAGCacggtgaggtggggtggggctgggtggtACTGGGGACAAACCTCGCGAGAGGAGGCGGGCCTCAGCAAGGTGAGGCGGGGTGAGGGCGGCGTGCTGTGTGCAAACCGCGCGAGAAGAGGACGTTCCTGGGcgaggtgggggcggggccgcggtGGGCGTGCGCATTCAGCACCGCGGACAGAGGCCGCGCGGGGCCGGGACGCGGCGACGCCGCAGACGAGCCTCCCCGGCCCGGGCGCTTCCCTTCGCCGCCGAGACGCTGGGCTCCGCGGCGCCAGGCGGAGCTGCCCATACGGCCGAGCACCGTGGCCGGAGGGGCGCGAGGGGCGTCGGGGGGGCCCCGCGTGTGGACCCTgcgggcgggcggccgggcggggggggggcccGGAGCGAGAACGTGCCCGCGGGCTCGGTGGGCTGGCGCCCCCGCGTGGGTCCCGCCGCCTGGTGTGGCCCGCGGGCCGCAGACGGAGGAGCCGTCTGGGTTTTGAGCTCCGGCGCGGACCGTGCGAGTCTGGCCGAGAGCTGCCTGCGAGTCAGGAGACGGTTGCGTGGAGGAGGGCCTTCTGCGCAGCCTTTTCTGACCGCACGAATCCCTTTCGCATTATTCAGCCCTCATTGCCCTTCCGACAGCCACGTTCTCCACGCGTGTATTTCTTAACCTTTCCTAGAGTGTGTGTTTCTGCTGGACTCGTGCTTTAGATTTTCCTCTGAGCATAAACACAGGTGACCAAGCCCTGAAATAATTGAAGCTTAATACAGCAATAGTGAAACAAAGCCCAGCCAGCGTCCTTTCCCCAGGTGGTCATCCGCCGGCTTCCTCCCAGCCTCACGAAGGAGCAGCTGGAAGAACAGCTGCACCCACTGCCTGCGCACGACTACTTTGAGTTCTTTACTGCCGATCTCAGGTGAGAAGCTGTTTACCGATGTTGAAAACCTCTGAGGTGTTGTCAGCTGATGGAAAATATTATAGATAATAGAAGGCATCTtcatttccatcttcttttccaCGTGTGCCCAGAAATCAGTGCTGACCTTTATTTCTAAGTAGGCAGATCATTAAATTCCTCtaaaatagatttgaaatatGCCTCTGCCAGCACTACCATAGTCCAAAAACAGACAAACTAACAACatattacttaaattttctattttggatATCAATAAACCTTCATAgagctttttaaagtaaattgtattgagatataacaaagaaaaatgaataaatagtagACGTATAGCCTGATGAATTTTCACCAGTGAACATGCCCACATGACTAACcccagataaggaaacagaatatCCCAGACCCCAGAAGCCCCCGTGTGCCCGATTCCATCACTAACACCCCGACCTGCCCCTGCCCAGTCGTGtctttttcagttcctttttaCAGCTTGGTAATAAGGTGACTCTGACAACACTGTAACACTTCCAGATTTCCCTTTAGATGACAAAGAGAGAGCGGACCAGGTCAGACCTTCAACAGGTGACAGTTCAGCTAGAATTTAGtgattttcattatgtttttatcAACATATTCcttatcattgttatttttatcctcAGTATCGTGAGTTCTCAATTATGGTAGCTATGGAAACTTTCCTTTAGAATAAATGCATTCAAGTGAAAAATGTCAgtccattcaaagaaaaatatcactaaGAAGTCAATTTagatatagttttttaaaaaactaacataAAGATGGTTTTCAAATGACTAAAGTTTAGGAAAACTGGTACCGTTACATGAGGACGGGCGCTGGACTCAGGTTGGATCCCAAGCCTTTGACGTGTCCTCTCAAGTTCCTCATTTCTCCATGTTCTCATCTGTGACATGGGGTTGAAAGTTCCTGCCTGTGAAGGAAATTGGTAGCTGTCAGGTGGGGGAAGGCTTAGCTCTCTTGTAGACCCCGTACCATGTGCTCCAAGAAACACTCAAATACCTGCAAGTGTTCTCTAAGTCAGCAAACGATCTCTTACAGCACAGCATTTTCTCCTATGAACGAGTCATGATGCATGATGAGGAATGACCTTTGAATAACCTTGCCTCTGGTTTTCACCCTCTGAGGCCCGGTTATTTTAACCTGGGCTCTGGGCAGTAGAGAAGCTGACCTGAAGTGCCTCTCCCAGGGCACTGAAAAGATCTCAGCTGatgttttgtttgttcgtttttgGATTTTTGCTAAAGAATATCCGTATTGTTGTAATTAACTGAGAGATGATTCTTTGTCATAAAGGTTTTATCTAGTTTgttttatccagaaaaaaaaacaaaaggcaaaatgaaagaaGTCTTGTATTTTTTACTAACCGTTTTGCTGTTATCtcttatttcagtctttttcctcatctctacTCAAGAGCATACATTAATTTTAGAAATCCTGAGGACATCCTTCTTTTTAGAGATCGTTTTGATGGATATATCTTCATTGACAGTAAAGGTTGGGTCATTGGCTTTTTAAACTCCTTCTTACAATCGCCAAGTTTGTTAATTAAATTTTAGTGGAATGTTTGTGAGTTTTAATTAAGAGAGTTTCAGATACTAATCTAAAATAAGACATAGGTTTTCATTATAATATTGCTGTGATTGTGTgcttatgttaaaaattaaaattatatatacatcaAAGAATTTCAGCAAATCTGTGTAATAGTGACAACCTATTTTTGTATTATCATCAGAGAACGAAGTTTTTCATATAAATGAGTTTTCTGGATAAGTGAactgtatttttttatgtctccCAACTAAATTATTTTACCCGTGTTTGATGGAagttttctcaaatatattattCACTTACATCTGTGTCTTTCTTACAGAGTACTTTTCATAATTATACCATTTCTGGATGATGTCATGTAGGGAGGGGGTTGTAATAATGAACGTTGGTTTTGACCTTGTTGAATGGCACTGCCAGCTGAGGCAGTGACATTTACCTTGACTCTAAATGGTTCCAATTCTTGATACTTTTTAGgttctgcttttgattttttttttctttttcgtccTTTCTTGTCAGTCAGCCGTTGTGTTCACGGCCATCGAGGGTGTCCACCTCGATGGCGTATTGTTTTCTACGGACGTTGTGTTCACAGCCGTCAAGTGTGTCCACCTCAACAGCGTATTGTTTTCTTTGCACCCCTCACCAACCAACCTCTTCCCACTCTACCCATCCCAGGaatgattgttttcttcttctcaacTGAGGGGTAACAAACTAGAAGAGGTGGTTAAAGGGTGACTAGACTGAGGCCAAGAGATTTTTCCTGTGAGTAAAGGCACGTTTCATGGTGAACTATTTGACATTCGTGTTGGATGCCTGTTTTCTCAGTAATTCATTCAAGTgcctttttcctttactttctaaaaattgtggtaaaatacacataacttaaatttaccatctttttttttttttttttttttggtgaggaagattggccctgagctaacatctgtgccaatcttcatctattttgtatgtgggatgccaccacagcatggcttgatgagtgggatgtacgtctgcacttgggatccacacttgtgaaccctgggctgccaaagcagggtggCGTggccttaaccactatgccgccaggccagccccatcttattcttttttaagtgtacagtacagcaGTGTTAAATACacttacattgttgtgcaaccaatctccagaactgttttcatcttagaaaactgaaactctgcacccattagaCCACCACTCCccgttcctccctcccccagcccctggcacccccCTTCTGCTTCCTGGATCTGAATTTGATGACCCTAgatacctcatatgagtggaattttgcaggatttgtctttttgcgattggcttatttcacttagcatgatgacCTCAAGGTTCacccgtgttgtagcatgtggcaggatttccttcctttttaaagctgaataatattctgctgtgtgtatataccacattttgtttatccatttgtttgttgatggatgcttgggttgcttccagctctttgctcttgtgaatggtgctgctgtgaacgtaggtgtgcaaatatctctgtGAGACCTGACTCTCAGTTCTTTGGGATGTATACCCTAGTGGGATTGTTGGACTGTGTAGTAATTACATTTCTtactttctgaggaactgccatactcttttccatcgaggctgcaccattttatatcccaacagtgcacaggggttccagtttctccgcatccttgccaacacttgtttcttGGTTTTTTGATAGCAGACATCCTAGTGCATGTGAGCtcgtatctccttgtggttttgatgtgcatttctctaatgattattaattttgagcgtcttttcatctgcttggccatttgtatgtcttctttggatatatatctattcaagttctttgccagtttttaattgagttctttgttttttgttgttgagttgtagaatttccttataaattatggatattaacccttatcatATGTacaattttctcccatttcatggGTTGCCCATAcattctgttgattgtgtcctttgaggcacaaatgtttttaatttaatgtcatccagtttatctatttttactttgattgcctgtgcttttggcatcatatccaagaaataatTGCCAAATCTGATGTCAAGCgtttcctccatgttttcttctaagagttttatagttttaagtctcaagtttaggtctttgatccattttgagttaatttttgtatacagtgttAGGTAAGGGgccagctttattcttttgcatgtggttatccagttttctcagcaccgtTTGTTAAacagactgtcctttctccattgaatagtcttggcacccttgctGAAAACCACTTGATCATatatgtaagggtttatttctaggctctctattctagTCTTttggtctgtttgtctgtctttatgccatatgatttgaaaactttatgctgttttgatttctatagctttgtcgtaagttttgaaatcaagaagtgtgtcTGCTGCTATTTAATAAGTATCTACAGTGTACCAGGCATTGTGAATGCAGCACTGAGTCGGACATTGTCCCTGACTGTCTGACGCCCTGCTCTCCTCCTGGTTCTTGACTTTATTCTAGATAGTTGAGTTTAGCACAAAAATGTCCTCCAGATAAATGAAAGTTACAGTGTCCTAGTCACTTGACCATTCCTGACAAATCTAAAGGTGACCACTCAGTGGGTTTGGTCTAAGGTAGAAGTGTCCCATTTGTTGGTTAAATGCTAGCAGATTCTTGTAGTGAACGTTTCTAGGGTGTTTGTTTCCTTCTCATGTACCAGCAAAATCAGTTTCTAGTGACTTTCATTGTAAACTTTTCTTTTGGAAGCAGATCTTACCTGAATCTTATCTACACCTTTCGAAGCCCCTCTTTTAGCCAAGTGTCTCTTCTAAGCAAAGTGATTTCCTAGAATTCATATAACAGATTGATAATTGAATTAACcccttaaaattgaaaaattttaaatgtgactaAGAAAGCTACTTAAAGGTGATTACGTGATAAACTCTTTGATGGAGGGAGATCAggtttcttgaggtataatttacacatggtaaaattcacctttttgaGGTACGCAGTGTGATGAATTTTGAATGTATtcagtcatgtaaccaccactaGAATGAGAAGAattgttttacttaataaaaacTTGCTCACCATTTGTTTAAATCTGGAGTTTGACGTGCTAAGGCTGCAGTTgcttgaaaatataattatagtTTAAGCAGTAACATTATCCTTGTTATACTTAATCTTTAAGTAAGCTAGatcattattttccaaaatgaataaagtagaatCTCAGAATGGTCCTTAGAATTTGTTTCTTGTTAAAGGCCTAGAATATCCTGCAGTGGTAGAGTTTGCTCCATTCCAGAAGATCGCCAAAAAGAAGCTAAAGAAGAAAGATGCCAAAACCGGAAGCATTGAAGACGGTGGGTCGCTGCTGGATTACGCAGCCACACGTCAAATGCTGTGATCAAATGTCATCTCTCCGCCATCTGTGGGGAGGagtgtatttatttctttttaagtttacagaTGCAGAATACAAGAAGTTCTTAGAAGCTTACtgtgtggaggaggagaaagccgCTGCCAGTCCTGAGACTCTTCTGGGGGACATAGAGGCAAAGACAAGAGAACTTATTGGTatgttttgctcatttcttttctttactgtATTGAGATATGTATTTATAGagtgtgtatttatttcttctttttcatgattaCTGTAAAAAATTGACACTTGTGACAGGCTTGGCAGAAACATAGAGTATTTCCCAGTTTTGACAAAAGGATGGTAAGGTGGCAGCTCGGGGACTGTTTCTGAGCGTGTGTTGGTGGAGAGCACCTGAGTTCTCAGGTACAGTCATTTTGTTTCAAAGTTACAATGCTTCCAAACGAGCAGCACGGAAGACTGGAGAGTGCTGCGTGCCTGGCTGCTTCGGGGGAGCATTATCGTCAAAGTGGGAGTCAGCCGTCTTTGCAGAGAGCAGTCACAGCAAGAGAGACTCCGTTTAAGTATGAGGTCATCTTGCTGCTGTTAAAACAGTGTTAAGCCCCCTGAGCAAGCCAAGCAACCAAGTGGATAAACCAGCCATAGCACAGAATCTGGTTTGGGTCAGGCCTTCAACCCTGCACCCGCAAGCAGTATGTTTTAGAAATGGTTATCTCCTAGTTGCAATCCCCAAAAACTCAAGGGTAGACTTGAAACACCTTTTTCTGTCCCCAGGCCCTCTGCTGTGGCTCCCAGACATCCCCGTAGCGCCTCCCTTCCTGTCTGCCTCTGCCCCGTGTGAGGCCTCCCCTCAAGACCCTGTGCCCCGCATGCTGCGTCCTGCTCACGCATTAAGATGGACAGGACAGGACAAGTCACGTGTCCATCTCCCTCTCGTAAACGCTCTTCTCATtttgtctcccccacccccagcagaacTGTGTGTTCGTCTTTGTAGTCCAGCACGTAGTGCGTTGCTGGGACAAGTTTAAGTGttgagtaaatgtttgttgaggaaattaataagaaaagttAGCATTATTGAAATATTATTCGTTAGTCTAATaatgaagttttatattttataacagCTGACTTAACCGTGGTTTGAAGGATTTTTAATCAgtgtagtaaatatttcagatgtGCTTAGGATGCATTTGCTCATTTTATTCAGCATGTTGACTGGGTACCAGCTCTAAGCCTTGGCGAAGGGACAGAACAGGAACAGGATGCACGAGGCCTCTGCCCTCATGTAGCTGCCCTTCTGGTGGGGGTGACTGTACTAAACTGATGCAGAAATAATCAAGCTTCGAGCCAGAGCATTTCCATTTGTGATAAGCATCACAAATGTAGTGAAACAGAATAACGGGGTGGAGAGAAAGGCCCCTCTGAGACCCCCTTTGGCTGAGACCAGCTATGCcaagagatggaagaagagggaaCTCTGAACGGaagggctggaggctggagctcTGGGCCCGTGTGGTCAGCACATGGCATGTAAGAGCCAGAGAGGCAGACGGGCACCACGTCGGGCTGGTGGTGAgaggtttggattttatttgaggGACCGCTGGAAACCATTGTGGGAGTGATACcgtctaatttatttttctccatcactCTGGCTGCTCCATACTTGGTGCATTGTGGATGCCAAGAGAAGAAGCTGGGCCCCTGGTTAGGAAGCTCGTGCTATAGTCCTGGGAAGGGTGCTCACACAAGGTTGGCAGAGTCAGCATCCATTCTGGAGGTAGGATTGGCAGAACTGAGTGACGACTAGATGTGGGCAGTCAGCAAGCAGAAAGAATCAAGCCTTCAGGAGTTTGTCTTTGCAGCTCAGTGGATTGTGGCCCCATTATGCCTGGGGAGGATGCGGGAGGAACAGTACTGGGGGAAAATCGAGATTTCACTGTAGAGCGTGTTAAATTTAAGAAGAGctaaaggaagaagcaaaatagAAGTTAGGTACAGAGCTCGCCTTCCAGCCCTTGCATTGCTCGTGTGCTTTGTTTTAAATGCCATTGTGCAGGGTAGATGAGGGTGGGGCAGGATCTTTCACTTCCTGGCGGTTTCAAGACGTCCCCTCCGTGGTCAGACGCAGACTGTCCAGCAGATCCCAGCCGCCCTTCTGCAGAGGAGGGATGAGTCCCGTCCTCGCTTGGTGCCCGTGCACAGTAGATGCATTGCGGTTGTTTACTGAATGAGCCACTGACAGAGTCCACCAGCCCAGGACGCGGCGATGGAGCTTCCTCTCTGCACTTCCTGTTTCTGCCTGTCTAAATTTGAATCTTGAATTCATGGCAAATTgcccttctcttttcttagaTTTTGGCCTTCACTGTATTCTTATTATCAAGACTAAGCAGTGGGGTTGAATGGAAAGACTCACTCTGAAGTTGCAGATTAGTGCAGTGATGTGTCAGGGTCTGCAGAGCGAGAGGCAGACCTGGGCTCGGGCCCAGCTCAGGACTTAACTTCCACTGCCTGTTCCTTACCGAGCGGGTGACAGTGCCTGGTATGCACAGCTCTCTGTGGGTGCTAACAGGTAAACTGTTGCTTAAGTTAATACTAATTTTACAcattacatattacatattagTATTGTATTACATGCTCATGAGTCTTCTCTTTACTAAGTGATACACTTTCATGGTTTGTAAAGCACTTTCTGATACAAggtctcatttactcttcacgTGGGTTCTTTGGGGTAACAAGGCAGGTGTTTCgtaggagaggagggaaggcagatGGGGTCTCAGTGTCATCTCCCCCACCCACCTTGGCTGACAAATCCAGAACTTCCATGGTGCAGAGGAGAGTCCTCACTAATTTTGGGTGACTTGCCTGTTACAAAGGGTGTCGGCTGTGCTCATTGCGAGCCAGAGTTCGTGGTTAACACAGGAGCCACCCCGGGAGAGAGCAGGCGCTTGTTGGTTTCTGTGCCTGTGACGAAGTGTGGGCATCTGCACTGTTAGCTCTTCATCACAGCCGTGACCTGGACCGAGCTCTCCTGGCAGACACCGTTTGATATGTGATGGCGAGGTGTGCAGGAGTCCTCAGTTCCTATCAGGAAGCCCTGGCCAGGGGCTCTCGTGTGATTCCCGATTCATTCCTGGTCCTCGGAAGTCCAGAAATGCCATGTCAGTCTTCAAGTGCACCTGGGGGTTCTTCCCTCTCCCGTTTAATCTGAGGTCTTGAAGACCCGTAGAGTGGACCCAAAccatctcccaccctcccaccttcctcaGCCACCGCCACAGGGGAGACAGACCCCTCAAGCTGGTCCTCTGAGAGCAGCACGTGACCTGCCAGCATCTGGGTCAGGTCAAACGGCTCAGGGGCGTGAGGGTCGAGGTAGAGTCGGTGGAGACGCTTGGTCATGGGCAGTTGCTCCTGTTTGGATCGACATATGGAGtcattttctaaacttttatgtCTGGTTATTCAATTTATGGAGTATATGTTATAAGAAATTACAAGAATCCACATTGCTTAAAACCGTTCCCAGAATATGTGTTGAATCAaagtgaatatataaatatgtaatgatttaaaatatctgcagaaatgtgaagaaatttatagcactttGGAAGTTTAATGCATTATCCTcgttttgcttttttgcttttatgCCATCTTTGTGAGTAATATGTGAGTTCCTCAGGAATCAGGAATTAAATGCCTGCTGTGTGAGATGGTCAGCGCCTCCAGATCACGTGCCTTATGGTGATGGAATAAGAACCCCTGGAGTGCAGTGTCCACGTGCAGATTTAAAATGATGATATTCTTCCCCTAATTGTGTTAAAgattaaattgaaaacaaatatttaaaataaaggagagaaatctTATTTTAGAGTTCAGTGCTACATTACAATTTTTGTGTTTTAGCCAGAAGAACCACGCCTCTTTTGGAATATATTAAGAACAGGAAGTTAGAGAAGCAGGTGGGTCTGGCCTGTCCCTCTGAATGCCCTTCCTGTCTGTGCTGTATGCAGACAGATGATGCACATGCCTCCCCCACCTCTAGAGAATTCGAGAGGAGAAGCGGGAAGAAcgaaggaggagggagctggaaaagAAACGCCTgcgggaagaagaaaagagaaaaagaagagaggaggaaagatgtAAGAGAAAAGAGGCTGACAAGCAAGAGCGAGCGGCGGAGAGAGAAGTGAGGATTaaggtaatttctttcttttttccaaaagttCTGCTGTCCTGATCATACCTTTTAGGAAGTTCAGCTCCTTAGAGTTCCAAGAACATTTCGTTAGTCTAGTCTTTTATTATCAtcattccttctctctgttctgcaacagcagttctcaaactgtgTTCCCTGAGCCTTAGGGGTTCCCTGGACATGCTGTGTTTGGGAGGACCGTGTGGAAGGGTGGGGGAGGACCAGCCTCCTGCATGTAGCATGAGCACGTAACACCTCCCTCCCACTTGGCCTCCCTCCCGCCCTCttggcctgcctccctccctctcagcctccctgcctccctcttggcctccctccctccctctcggcctccctgcctccctctgctagGCTGACCACCTCAGGCCTCTGCTCACTTCCCTCCACAGGGAGCTTTCCTCAGACGCACATCTTCTCGTAAGtggctccttctcatcttctGGTCTCTGTTCACATCTTATTTCCACAGAGGGGCTTCCCTGATCCCCTTGAAAAACCATTCCTCCTGTCCCCTCACCCCACATCTCTCTACCCTTTTATCCTCTTTTAGTATGTGTTTGTAGCATTGCATACCACCTGAGGTGATCTTCTTcgctttttcctgtttttgtcaCTGTGTACACCATTCTCCCACCCCTGTGGCCACCACTGCCTTAGTGAGAATGTCAGGTGTGAGTTCCTTAATTGTGGGCACTTATCTGTTATTCACAACTATATTCCTAACACCTAACACAGGGTCTTTTTCCCTGGTTCCTGGTGCTCAGCTCTTAAAACCATTGCAATCTCTGGAGGGAAGAGTATCTCCTGTTTGCAAATAGGATGACGGGTAGCTGAGGCCCTGGGTAGCTTCGGGGtgggagctggtcaccagaaagaccaaggcatgcttagagggttggaactttcagcccacACTGacctctggagaggggagagggctggagatTAGGTTCAGTCACCAGTGGCCAGTGATTTAAGCAATCGTGCCATTGCAACGGAGCCTCGTAAAAGTCCCTAAAGTGTGGGGTTAGGAGAGCTGGTGCACACATCAAGGTGCCAGGAAGGTCGTGCCCCTGGAGAGGGCTTGGAAGCTCCAAATCGCTCCATATCCCtggccctgtgcatctcttccctctggctgttcctgagctgTATCCCTTGTGTCAAAGCGGTTGACATACGTAAAACCCTTTCCTGAGCTCGGCGAGTCATTCCCATTCAGGCACTCCCGGAATTTATGGCCAGCCAGTCAGAAGTACTGCTGACAACCTGGGACTTTGGACTGGCATTTGAagtggggacagtcttgtgggatcTGAGGTTAattccaggtagacagtgtcagaactgatTGAGTCGTAGGACACCCAGCCTGTTGGTGAGTTGGAGAAGTGGTGTTGGAAAAGACCTCACGCGTGTGGTTTCAGAGGTGTTATGAGTAAAGACAGTTCGTAGATGTGCAGTTACTTGTTGGATGGCTGGATGAAGACATCCTGCCGTGGTTCCCTGTGGTCTGCATTTATTACAGGCAGctgttacttttgtaattaaaaaaaaagttcagtatTATCTGAAAGGAAGTGTTTAAGCCCACAGAACCCATGTGGAGAATAAGAGCATATTCACAGGCACGCAGTGCACACCTTCGATGAGGAGCAGCCTTTAGGGCTCTGCCTTCCGTTATATTTGTCTGTGCCCTTCTGAAATGAGCTCGTTTAGTCAcgatgtctgtgtgtgtaattTTGCTATActtcaatttgaaaaatgttcactTATTTAAGTGAGAACAAAATTCTCAGAAGTAGACCTTCTGTTTGTGTTCTGCAAGCTGACTCTGCCTGGGGACCTCAGTTTCAGAGTGAGAACGAGGAGGAAGGCCCAGATTCAGAGATAGACCAGTTAAACGCGTCGTACAACATGCTGAGTCTGTTTCAAGAAGGAGAATAATAAGTGTTTGGAAAACTGTAAGCCTTCTAAAAGTCATCAATAGAAagcaaccttttaaaaaatattttttccttatttacaaaagtaatacTTGTTCATTTTAGGAAAACTAGAACCTGTagatgaaagaaatcattttagTTCTGCCACctaaaaataatcacttttaacACAGTATTGCAGACCTTTTAgatgtttttgtatgtgtgtatcaaCATATAAACAGAAATCAGATCATTCTGTCTTGtaacattctttcattcattaatgTGAGCATATTTTCATCACATTAGCTGCCCTAAATCGTTTTTCATGACTACAAAGTATTTCATTGACTGAATGTTCCCCTATGTATTTAACCAAAACCTGTTCATTGGACCTTTAGCTTA from Equus przewalskii isolate Varuska chromosome 16, EquPr2, whole genome shotgun sequence harbors:
- the UPF3A gene encoding regulator of nonsense transcripts 3A isoform X3 translates to MRSEKEAARGLGAALAARGPSGREKPSAMEVQFRRESPPTTSSGCGGGADKPREEKRTVLSKVVIRRLPPSLTKEQLEEQLHPLPAHDYFEFFTADLSLFPHLYSRAYINFRNPEDILLFRDRFDGYIFIDSKGLEYPAVVEFAPFQKIAKKKLKKKDAKTGSIEDDAEYKKFLEAYCVEEEKAAASPETLLGDIEAKTRELIENSRGEAGRTKEEGAGKETPAGRRKEKKKRGGKM
- the UPF3A gene encoding regulator of nonsense transcripts 3A isoform X1 gives rise to the protein MRSEKEAARGLGAALAARGPSGREKPSAMEVQFRRESPPTTSSGCGGGADKPREEKRTVLSKVVIRRLPPSLTKEQLEEQLHPLPAHDYFEFFTADLSLFPHLYSRAYINFRNPEDILLFRDRFDGYIFIDSKGLEYPAVVEFAPFQKIAKKKLKKKDAKTGSIEDDAEYKKFLEAYCVEEEKAAASPETLLGDIEAKTRELIARRTTPLLEYIKNRKLEKQRIREEKREERRRRELEKKRLREEEKRKRREEERCKRKEADKQERAAEREVRIKLLKKPEKGDESTTEKPKERGEEVDVGDARREPCPSCAVVRPRPPESLWEEPRDKSQNDSDKEQRDVERRFREKELETQRYHLDESRKHRAHYEFEPKWGKGFTPDRGKKGSQDDGVPMEATERPAGEQRSVGGPMPRKERMGNKDRPSLQLYQPGARSRARECGGRPSEEGRAGRRGEAEDSAGAGAKRSEEAE